A stretch of the Aegilops tauschii subsp. strangulata cultivar AL8/78 chromosome 4, Aet v6.0, whole genome shotgun sequence genome encodes the following:
- the LOC120962727 gene encoding uncharacterized protein, protein MKYHAPEYESSDDSHGASDQGKTTGDCHPQLSDERTELLELQWRDGCPVEQPVLDQRSSDNDDASSPEEMKSKAEGGPKDAAAGGGEAVEEWWRLWREGESGGCAAGAAAAHGYPQVVDDLSSVNAKAATASVGPRQRMGTTADEETADELWRTWREGHGSSAPQDSSCKNSMLKEEDSVLPCSAASRGSGGAQRHSSEQIDEQCSTLDHAIEYMKSLQQQIQVLSCGGYGMQQLLFPCTCSQAPHTVVTAAPAPAPAAPLGSAVPPPPPQAAAATPFCPTLPLPPQPAAVVPDLNPVMLGPPGALSISGLVRMNAGVADEMASNTSEIPFGGCPRCSFRRRAGYC, encoded by the exons ATGAAATACCATGCGCCAGAGTACGAATCCAGTGACGACAGCCATGGCGCCAGCGACCAAGGGAAGACGACCGGCGATTGCCACCCACAGCTGAGCGACGAAAG AACCGAGCTGTTGGAGCTGCAGTGGCGGGACGGCTGCCCCGTGGAGCAGCCCGTTCTCGATCAGCGGAGCAGCGACAATGACGACGCTTCTTCACCTGAAGAGATGAAGAGCAAGGCCGAAGGTGGACCAAAGGACGCGGCGGCTGGAGGAGGGGAGGCGGTGGAGGAATGGTGGAGGCTGTGGCGAGAGGGGGAAAGTGGTGGCTGTGCAGCCGGCGCTGCGGCTGCGCACGGCTACCCGCAGGTCGTTGATGATTTGTCGTCGGTGAATGCCAAGGCCGCAACTGCGAGCGTTGGACCGAGGCAGCGGATGGGCACCACGGCCGACGAGGAGACGGCGGACGAGCTGTGGAGGACGTGGAGGGAAGGCCATGGCAGCTCTGCACCTCAG GATTCTTCGTGCAAGAACTCTATGTTGAAAGAGGAAGACTCTGTATTGCCATGCTCGGCGGCGTCGAGAGGCAGCGGTGGTGCACAAAGGCACTCATCTGAACAG ATTGATGAGCAATGCTCTACACTGGACCATGCCATAGAGTACATGAAGTCACTCCAGCAACAGATCCAG GTGCTATCCTGCGGCGGCTACGGCATGCAGCAGCTGCTCTTCCCGTGCACCTGCAGCCAGGCTCCCCATACTGTTGTAACTGcggcgcccgcgcccgcgccggcAGCGCCACTGGGCTCAGCGgtgccgccaccaccaccacaagccgccgccgccacgccgttCTGCCCAACACTACCACTACCACCACAGCCAGCAGCGGTTGTACCGGATCTGAACCCAGTGATGCTGGGACCGCCGGGCGCCTTGAGCATCAGTGGATTGGTCCGCATGAACGCCGGGGTGGCAGATGAGATGGCGAGCAACACGTCTGAGATCCCGTTTGGTGGCTGCCCGCGCTGCAGCTTTCGTCGTCGTGCAGGATATTGCTAG